The following coding sequences are from one Comamonas koreensis window:
- a CDS encoding YnfA family protein: protein MSLLTTTALFVLTAIAEIVGCYLPYLWLKDKAPVWVLLPAALALLAFVWLLSLHPTASGRVYAAYGGVYVTTAIAWLWLVDGIRPSSWDIAGVLLCLAGMGVIMLGAAQR from the coding sequence ATGTCCCTGCTGACCACCACCGCCTTGTTTGTGCTGACGGCAATTGCCGAGATCGTGGGCTGCTACCTGCCCTATCTCTGGCTCAAGGACAAGGCGCCGGTCTGGGTGCTGCTGCCCGCGGCGCTGGCGCTGCTGGCCTTTGTCTGGCTGCTGAGCCTGCACCCGACCGCATCGGGCCGGGTCTATGCCGCGTATGGCGGGGTCTATGTGACGACGGCAATTGCCTGGCTGTGGCTGGTCGATGGCATCCGCCCCAGCAGCTGGGATATCGCCGGCGTGCTGCTGTGCCTGGCCGGCATGGGTGTGATCATGCTGGGCGCGGCGCAGCGTTAA
- a CDS encoding 3-deoxy-7-phosphoheptulonate synthase, translating to MTDSSTAAGTVPRKSPSRLSTVDKTRIDDTRIKVVRPLITPALLEEWLPITDEAYQLVESSRAAISKILHGQDDRLVVVVGPCSIHDHDLAMDYARQLKVQAEALKDDLLVVMRVYFEKPRTTVGWKGYINDPHLDGSFAVNEGLELARRLLLDILALGLPAGTEFLDLLSPQFISDLVSWGAIGARTTESQSHRQLASGLSCPVGFKNGTDGGVKVASDAILAAQSEHAFMGMTKMGQSAIFETRGNQDCHIILRGGKQPNYSAADVQAACEVLAKGGLREQVMIDLSHANSSKQHRRQIEVAADVAQQVAGGDRRITGVMIESHIHEGRQDIVEGQPLAYGVSLTDACISMEQTVPVLAQLAQAVQARRAANQG from the coding sequence ATGACCGATTCCTCTACCGCTGCAGGCACCGTGCCTCGCAAGTCCCCGTCCCGGCTTTCCACGGTTGACAAGACCCGCATCGATGACACCCGCATCAAGGTGGTGCGGCCGCTGATCACGCCCGCCTTGCTCGAGGAGTGGCTGCCGATCACCGACGAGGCCTACCAGCTGGTGGAATCGAGCCGCGCGGCCATCTCCAAGATCCTGCACGGGCAGGACGACCGCCTGGTCGTCGTGGTGGGCCCTTGCTCCATCCACGACCATGACCTGGCAATGGACTATGCCCGCCAGCTCAAGGTGCAGGCCGAGGCTTTGAAGGATGACCTGCTGGTGGTGATGCGCGTGTACTTCGAGAAGCCGCGCACGACGGTGGGCTGGAAGGGCTATATCAACGACCCGCACCTCGATGGCAGCTTTGCCGTCAACGAGGGGCTGGAGCTGGCGCGCCGCCTGCTGCTCGATATTCTGGCGCTGGGCCTGCCAGCCGGCACCGAGTTTTTGGACCTGCTCTCGCCGCAGTTCATCAGCGACCTGGTCAGCTGGGGCGCCATTGGCGCGCGCACCACCGAAAGCCAGAGCCACCGCCAGCTGGCCAGCGGCCTGTCCTGCCCGGTGGGCTTCAAGAACGGCACCGATGGCGGCGTCAAGGTGGCGAGCGACGCGATTTTGGCGGCGCAGTCCGAGCATGCCTTCATGGGCATGACCAAGATGGGTCAGAGCGCCATCTTCGAGACCCGGGGCAACCAGGACTGCCACATCATCCTGCGCGGCGGCAAGCAGCCCAACTACAGCGCGGCCGATGTGCAGGCCGCCTGCGAGGTGCTGGCCAAGGGTGGCCTGCGCGAGCAGGTGATGATCGACCTGTCGCATGCCAACAGCAGCAAGCAGCACCGCCGCCAGATCGAGGTGGCCGCCGATGTGGCCCAGCAGGTGGCAGGGGGCGACCGCCGCATCACCGGCGTGATGATCGAGAGCCATATCCACGAAGGCCGGCAGGACATCGTAGAAGGCCAGCCGCTCGCCTATGGTGTCTCGCTCACCGATGCCTGCATCAGCATGGAGCAGACCGTGCCGGTGCTGGCCCAGCTGGCGCAAGCGGTGCAGGCGCGCCGCGCTGCCAACCAAGGCTAA
- a CDS encoding DMT family transporter, producing MAWVYLLVAGVLEVVWAFTMKQSHGFTNIKYSAITLVAMIASFGLLSVAMRSLPLGTAYTIWTGIGAVGAFIVGITVLGEALTPMRVVAALLIVSGLVLMKLSSS from the coding sequence ATGGCCTGGGTGTATTTGCTGGTTGCCGGTGTGCTGGAAGTGGTGTGGGCGTTCACGATGAAGCAGTCCCATGGTTTTACCAATATCAAATACAGCGCAATCACGCTGGTGGCAATGATTGCCAGCTTTGGTCTGCTGTCGGTCGCGATGCGCAGCCTGCCGCTGGGCACGGCCTATACGATCTGGACGGGCATTGGTGCCGTAGGTGCCTTTATCGTGGGCATCACCGTGCTGGGCGAGGCGCTGACACCGATGCGCGTCGTGGCGGCCTTGCTGATTGTCAGCGGTTTGGTACTGATGAAGCTGTCCTCTTCCTAA
- a CDS encoding putative toxin-antitoxin system toxin component, PIN family, producing MKVVLKWPTCNEGYTGPLPRPVVLDTNVVLDMLIFDDPHIPPIRTLVAQGALRWIADEAQRIELERVLHYSQIAPRVSYYGKTPEGVMAAFDAAVQYVDAAPKIRFSCTDPDDQHFLDLASQHQALLVSKDKAVLKQRKRVATYYGATVGNLLQMEPAEAQALA from the coding sequence ATGAAGGTGGTGCTCAAGTGGCCAACGTGCAATGAAGGTTACACCGGACCGCTTCCCCGGCCGGTGGTGCTGGACACCAATGTGGTGCTCGACATGCTGATCTTCGATGACCCGCATATCCCGCCGATCCGCACGCTGGTGGCCCAGGGCGCGCTGCGCTGGATTGCCGACGAGGCCCAGCGCATCGAGCTCGAACGCGTGCTGCACTACAGCCAGATCGCTCCGCGCGTGAGCTACTACGGCAAGACGCCCGAGGGCGTAATGGCCGCCTTTGATGCCGCAGTGCAGTATGTCGATGCCGCGCCCAAGATTCGCTTTAGCTGCACCGATCCGGACGACCAGCATTTTCTGGACCTGGCCAGCCAGCACCAGGCCTTGCTGGTGAGCAAGGACAAGGCGGTGCTCAAGCAGCGCAAACGAGTGGCCACCTACTACGGCGCCACCGTGGGCAACTTGCTGCAGATGGAGCCTGCCGAGGCCCAAGCGCTGGCCTGA
- a CDS encoding THUMP domain-containing class I SAM-dependent RNA methyltransferase: MNQLHLFLPCAAGVEGLLADEVHAITGASGQDLLVARGGVMLRGMWRDALLLNLHSRLAQRVLVELSHSMYRNENDLYRAASEVAWEIWFSPKETFKIEVTSQHSPLTSLNFAALRVKDAIADRFRERRHGVRPSVETHHPDVRVHLHLTTDGATIYIDTSGEALFKRGWREDKGDAPLKETLAAAMIAASGWDPHGDDPQPLYDPCCGSGTVLIEAAQIARKIPAGILRRFAFEKLVPFQRHVWEAMLDEAERQILPQSPVGIYGSDISFRMVDFAQRNAERAGVAETIELRGGDALQRMPPCEQPGMMLLNPPYGERIAAAGAAGRNAAERMGHVERAGRETAQTEDGGEFFTQLASHWKKNYSGWSAWLLTPDLKLPGKMRLKESRRTPMWNGPIECRLFRFDMIKGALKPRGEQPAPGGQP, encoded by the coding sequence ATGAACCAACTGCATTTGTTTTTGCCCTGCGCCGCCGGCGTCGAGGGCCTTTTGGCGGACGAAGTCCATGCCATCACCGGCGCCAGCGGCCAGGACCTCCTGGTGGCGCGCGGCGGCGTCATGCTGCGCGGCATGTGGCGCGATGCGCTGCTGCTGAACCTGCACAGCCGCCTGGCCCAGCGCGTGCTGGTCGAGCTCTCGCACAGCATGTACCGCAACGAGAACGACCTCTACCGTGCCGCCAGCGAGGTGGCCTGGGAGATCTGGTTTTCGCCCAAGGAGACCTTCAAGATCGAGGTCACCTCCCAGCACAGCCCGCTGACCAGCCTGAACTTTGCCGCGCTGCGCGTCAAGGATGCGATTGCCGACCGCTTCCGCGAGCGCCGCCACGGCGTGCGCCCCAGCGTGGAGACGCACCACCCCGATGTGCGCGTGCACCTGCACCTGACCACCGATGGCGCCACCATCTATATCGATACTTCGGGCGAGGCGCTGTTCAAGCGCGGCTGGCGCGAGGACAAGGGCGATGCGCCACTCAAGGAAACGCTGGCCGCGGCGATGATTGCCGCGAGCGGCTGGGACCCGCACGGCGACGACCCGCAGCCGCTCTACGACCCCTGCTGTGGCAGCGGCACGGTGCTGATCGAAGCGGCCCAGATCGCGCGCAAGATCCCGGCCGGTATCCTGCGCCGCTTTGCGTTTGAAAAGCTCGTGCCTTTCCAGCGCCATGTCTGGGAGGCGATGCTCGATGAGGCCGAGCGCCAGATCCTGCCCCAGAGCCCGGTGGGCATCTATGGCTCGGACATCTCGTTCCGGATGGTCGATTTTGCCCAGCGCAATGCCGAGCGCGCCGGTGTGGCCGAGACCATCGAGCTGCGCGGCGGCGATGCGCTGCAGCGCATGCCCCCCTGCGAGCAGCCCGGCATGATGCTGCTCAACCCGCCGTATGGCGAGCGTATCGCGGCGGCGGGCGCTGCCGGCCGCAATGCGGCCGAGCGCATGGGCCATGTCGAGCGCGCAGGGCGCGAGACGGCGCAGACCGAAGATGGCGGCGAGTTCTTCACCCAGCTGGCCAGCCACTGGAAAAAGAACTACAGCGGCTGGAGCGCCTGGCTGCTGACCCCCGATCTGAAGCTGCCCGGCAAGATGCGCCTGAAGGAATCGCGCCGCACCCCCATGTGGAATGGCCCGATCGAGTGCCGCTTGTTCCGCTTTGACATGATCAAGGGGGCGCTCAAGCCCCGGGGAGAGCAGCCCGCGCCAGGCGGTCAACCATGA
- a CDS encoding aspartyl/asparaginyl beta-hydroxylase domain-containing protein, producing MIVLALVLLFTGCGLYMHLRGKVRHKLLRQLFDHSTFTAPFNVFMLMFSKVPRTPYLPTSTFPDLAPLQAHWREIREEAIGLHQAMQIKAAANNDDAGFNSFFKTGWKRFYLKWYGQAHPSAMELCPKTTALVQSIPGIKAAMFAELPPGAKLNLHRDPYAGSLRYHLAVLAPNDDRCMIEVDGTPYSWREGEGVIFDETFMHWAENRSEGNRIVLFCDVERPMTNGFAQWLNRWLGTHVVAAASSPNNEGDPRGFISRIFKISFYMGQYRRRFKAWNKTAYKLTKFGLMLAVLALFIWWLWPK from the coding sequence ATCATCGTTCTGGCCCTGGTGCTGCTTTTCACTGGCTGCGGCCTCTACATGCACCTGCGTGGCAAGGTGCGGCACAAGCTGCTGCGCCAGCTGTTTGACCACTCCACGTTCACGGCGCCATTCAATGTGTTCATGCTGATGTTCAGCAAGGTACCGCGCACGCCCTACCTGCCCACCAGCACCTTCCCCGACCTGGCCCCGCTGCAGGCCCACTGGCGCGAGATCCGCGAAGAGGCCATCGGCCTGCACCAGGCCATGCAGATCAAGGCCGCAGCCAACAACGACGACGCGGGCTTCAACTCTTTCTTCAAGACCGGCTGGAAGCGCTTCTACTTGAAGTGGTACGGCCAGGCCCACCCGTCTGCGATGGAGCTGTGCCCCAAGACCACGGCGCTGGTGCAGTCCATCCCCGGCATCAAGGCGGCCATGTTTGCCGAGCTGCCGCCCGGCGCCAAGCTCAACCTGCACCGCGACCCCTATGCGGGCTCGCTGCGCTACCACCTCGCTGTGCTGGCGCCCAATGATGACCGCTGCATGATCGAGGTCGATGGCACGCCCTACAGCTGGCGCGAGGGCGAAGGCGTGATCTTTGACGAGACCTTCATGCACTGGGCCGAGAACCGGTCCGAAGGCAACCGCATCGTGCTGTTCTGCGATGTCGAGCGCCCGATGACCAATGGCTTTGCGCAGTGGCTCAACCGCTGGCTGGGCACGCATGTGGTCGCTGCCGCCAGCTCGCCCAACAACGAAGGCGATCCGCGTGGCTTCATCAGCCGCATCTTCAAGATCTCGTTCTACATGGGCCAGTACCGCCGCCGCTTCAAGGCCTGGAACAAGACGGCCTACAAGCTCACCAAGTTTGGCCTGATGCTGGCCGTGCTGGCCTTGTTCATCTGGTGGCTGTGGCCAAAGTAA
- the rpoN gene encoding RNA polymerase factor sigma-54, producing the protein MMPSLSLRVSQNLTLTPQLQQSIRLLQLSTQELTQEVEQMLDENPFLEREGDEAPEAEAGKEAAESAEAADAADAADKGADTAASTDTNNSSDFEPGTSDQPLDFGAGKETGVDAEAAAGDSASDWEEWGGDLPARSSASDDDDETPMSDRRSEHLSLQDVLHRQALSLRLCQEDRAALYFLIESLNDDGYLEETLAELAQSFGDASDPERYEVLLHHLTVALRLLQSLEPIGVGARNLSECMQLQIKAQQRLLDEEGSDTPEADALALETALLVCQESLELLARRDVRKLVQLTGCSDAAVRSALALIAKLEPRPGRPYADVDRNTIIPDVIVRLSNERGLPVPGFSVQLNAEVMPRLRVQDVYANALRSHKGSEGHGALQQRLQEARWFIKNIQQRFDTILRVSQAIVERQRNFFVHGELAMRPMVLREIADELGLHESTISRVTTAKYMATPQGTFELKYFFGSGLGTETGGSASSTAVKALIKQLLDEESAKKPLSDAKIADLLQAQGIECARRTVAKYREAMRIPPASLRKAL; encoded by the coding sequence ATGATGCCGTCGCTGTCGCTGCGCGTATCGCAGAACCTGACCCTGACCCCCCAGCTGCAGCAGTCGATTCGCCTGCTGCAGCTGTCCACGCAGGAACTGACGCAGGAAGTCGAGCAGATGCTCGACGAAAACCCGTTTCTGGAGCGCGAGGGCGATGAGGCCCCCGAGGCTGAAGCCGGTAAAGAAGCCGCTGAATCTGCCGAAGCTGCAGACGCTGCAGACGCAGCCGACAAGGGTGCCGATACTGCTGCCAGCACCGACACCAACAACAGTAGCGATTTCGAGCCCGGAACCTCCGACCAGCCGCTGGATTTTGGCGCGGGCAAGGAAACCGGCGTCGATGCCGAGGCCGCTGCCGGCGATTCGGCATCGGACTGGGAAGAGTGGGGTGGCGATCTGCCCGCGCGCTCCAGCGCCAGCGATGACGACGACGAGACGCCGATGTCCGACCGGCGCAGCGAGCACCTGAGCCTGCAGGATGTGCTGCACCGCCAGGCCTTGTCGCTGCGCCTGTGCCAGGAAGACCGGGCCGCGCTCTACTTTCTGATTGAATCACTGAACGACGACGGCTACCTCGAAGAAACGCTGGCCGAGCTCGCGCAAAGCTTTGGCGACGCCAGTGACCCCGAGCGCTACGAAGTGCTGCTGCACCACCTGACTGTGGCGCTGCGCTTGCTGCAAAGCCTGGAGCCGATTGGCGTGGGCGCGCGCAACCTGTCCGAATGCATGCAGCTGCAGATCAAGGCCCAGCAGCGCCTGTTGGATGAAGAGGGCTCGGACACGCCCGAGGCCGATGCGCTGGCGCTGGAGACCGCTTTGCTGGTCTGCCAGGAATCGCTGGAGCTGCTGGCGCGCCGTGATGTGCGCAAGCTGGTGCAACTGACCGGATGCAGTGATGCCGCGGTGCGCAGCGCGCTGGCGCTGATCGCCAAGCTCGAGCCCCGCCCCGGCCGGCCCTATGCCGATGTGGACCGCAACACCATCATCCCCGATGTCATCGTGCGACTCAGCAATGAGCGCGGCCTGCCGGTGCCCGGTTTCAGCGTGCAGCTCAATGCCGAGGTGATGCCGCGCCTGCGCGTGCAGGATGTCTACGCCAATGCCTTGCGCAGCCACAAGGGCAGCGAAGGCCATGGCGCGCTGCAGCAGCGGCTGCAGGAGGCGCGCTGGTTCATCAAGAACATCCAGCAGCGCTTTGACACCATCTTGCGCGTCTCGCAGGCCATCGTCGAGCGCCAGCGCAATTTCTTTGTCCATGGCGAGCTGGCGATGCGCCCCATGGTGCTGCGCGAGATTGCCGATGAGCTGGGCCTGCACGAGTCCACCATCAGCCGCGTGACCACGGCCAAGTACATGGCCACGCCGCAGGGCACGTTCGAGCTCAAGTACTTCTTTGGCTCGGGCCTGGGCACCGAGACCGGCGGCAGTGCGTCGAGCACGGCGGTCAAGGCGCTGATCAAGCAGCTGCTGGACGAGGAAAGCGCGAAAAAGCCGCTGTCGGATGCAAAAATCGCCGATCTGCTGCAGGCCCAGGGCATTGAATGCGCGCGCCGCACGGTGGCCAAGTACCGCGAGGCGATGCGCATCCCGCCGGCCAGCCTGCGCAAGGCGCTGTAA
- the lptB gene encoding LPS export ABC transporter ATP-binding protein translates to MSVNARVANSDHRSQLEVLHLEKSYGSRKVVKDVSLSVRKGEVVGLLGPNGAGKTTSFYMIVGLVRSDGGDIRIDGQSVANMPIHQRSQLGLSYLPQEASIFRKLSVQDNVRAVLELQKDEHGKPLSRAEVERQLTALLQELRVEHLRESPSVALSGGERRRVEIARALATQPRFILLDEPFAGIDPIAVIEIQRIVAFLKERGIGVLITDHNVRETLGICDHACIISDGKVLAAGTPQEIVENAEVRRVYLGEHFRM, encoded by the coding sequence ATTTCCGTCAACGCCCGGGTCGCCAACAGCGACCACCGCAGCCAGCTGGAGGTCTTGCACCTGGAGAAATCCTATGGCAGCCGCAAGGTGGTCAAGGACGTGTCGCTGTCGGTGCGCAAGGGCGAAGTGGTGGGTTTGCTAGGCCCCAATGGCGCGGGCAAGACCACCTCGTTCTACATGATCGTGGGCCTGGTACGCAGCGATGGCGGGGATATCCGCATCGATGGGCAGTCGGTGGCCAATATGCCGATCCACCAGCGCTCGCAGCTGGGCCTGTCCTACCTGCCGCAGGAAGCCTCGATCTTTCGCAAGCTCAGCGTGCAGGACAATGTGCGCGCCGTGCTGGAGCTGCAAAAAGATGAGCATGGCAAGCCGCTCTCGCGCGCCGAGGTCGAGCGCCAGCTCACCGCGCTGCTGCAGGAGCTGCGGGTCGAGCACCTGCGCGAATCACCGTCAGTCGCGCTGTCCGGCGGCGAGCGCCGCCGGGTCGAGATCGCCCGTGCGCTGGCCACCCAGCCCCGTTTCATCCTGCTCGACGAGCCTTTCGCCGGCATCGACCCCATCGCCGTGATCGAGATCCAGCGCATTGTCGCCTTTCTCAAGGAGCGCGGCATTGGCGTGCTGATCACCGACCACAATGTGCGCGAAACCCTGGGTATCTGTGACCATGCCTGCATCATCAGCGATGGCAAGGTGCTGGCCGCCGGGACGCCGCAAGAGATTGTGGAGAACGCAGAGGTCCGGAGGGTGTATCTGGGTGAACATTTCCGTATGTGA
- the lptA gene encoding lipopolysaccharide transport periplasmic protein LptA — protein MRHRIFNSLLVAVALAVPLLSHAERADRTKPMNIEADDGRHDELKQTSVFTGNVVVTKGTIIIRGAQLTVSQDRDGFQHGVVTAAPGKLAFFRQKRDSAPGAPDEFVEGEGEVITYNGRDDTVHFERRGELRRYRETTLTDQVSGPLIVYNNLSDTFTVSGQKGAQAAADPKPGAPKKDRVRVILTPKADGKADDKASAPAKPAADDKTPLRPSTQLNDGAK, from the coding sequence ATGAGACACCGTATTTTTAACTCTTTGTTGGTGGCAGTGGCCCTGGCCGTGCCGCTGCTGTCGCACGCCGAGCGTGCAGACCGCACCAAACCCATGAACATCGAGGCGGACGATGGCCGCCACGATGAACTCAAGCAGACCAGTGTCTTCACGGGCAATGTGGTGGTGACCAAGGGCACCATCATCATCCGTGGCGCGCAGCTGACCGTGAGCCAGGACCGCGACGGCTTCCAGCACGGCGTGGTGACTGCTGCGCCGGGCAAGCTCGCATTCTTCCGCCAAAAGCGTGACTCGGCCCCAGGCGCGCCTGACGAGTTCGTCGAAGGCGAAGGCGAGGTCATCACCTATAACGGCCGCGATGACACCGTGCACTTTGAGCGCCGCGGCGAGTTGCGCCGTTACCGCGAGACCACGTTGACCGACCAGGTCAGTGGCCCGCTGATCGTCTACAACAATCTGAGCGATACCTTCACGGTCTCCGGCCAAAAGGGCGCCCAGGCGGCGGCCGATCCCAAGCCCGGTGCGCCCAAGAAGGACCGCGTCCGTGTGATCCTGACGCCCAAGGCCGATGGCAAGGCGGACGACAAGGCCAGCGCCCCGGCCAAGCCCGCTGCCGATGACAAGACGCCATTGCGCCCCAGCACCCAACTGAACGACGGAGCCAAGTGA
- a CDS encoding IS3 family transposase (programmed frameshift) — protein sequence MAKYDESYKLEVVQGYVQGQHGFRALAHAHGLDQATVRRWVKSYQQHGLSGLRKKFSRYSADFKLAVLQRMWRDDLSARETITLFDIRGGTGVISAWELQYHDGGPQALAPRPRGRSKKMPNPPTAKPAQAQAVMSADDTRSHADLLKEVKYLRAEVAYLKKLGGLGSGEKTSCAEKARIVLELRPDHDLKDLLRAGKLARSTFYYQAQVHRRGDKYAELKAQIRSVYELHKGRYGYRRIALELKRNGCHVNHKSVQRLMQVMGMKSLVRPKKYRSYRAGQHADVANVLQRQFMAEQPNQKWVTDVTEFNVLGKKLYLSPVMDLFNGEVVSYQMNTQPRLKMVGDMLRKALGKLGREEKPLLHSDQGWQYQSRAYRRLLADHGLVQSMSRRGNCLDNAAMESFFGTLKSEFFHLNKFSSVAQLQEGLHHYIHYYNHQRIKLKLKGLSPVQYRIQAFSP from the exons ATGGCGAAGTACGACGAGAGTTACAAGCTGGAAGTTGTCCAGGGCTACGTGCAGGGGCAGCATGGGTTCAGAGCACTGGCCCATGCTCACGGTCTCGACCAAGCGACAGTGCGACGTTGGGTAAAGAGCTACCAGCAGCATGGCCTATCAGGGTTGCGCAAGAAGTTCAGTCGCTACAGCGCTGACTTCAAACTGGCAGTGTTGCAGCGGATGTGGCGAGATGATCTGTCTGCACGAGAGACGATTACCTTGTTTGATATCCGGGGTGGCACGGGTGTCATCAGCGCCTGGGAGCTGCAATATCACGACGGTGGGCCGCAAGCACTTGCACCCCGGCCAAGAGGACGCTCCAAGAAGATGCCAAACCCACCCACAGCCAAGCCCGCACAGGCACAAGCAGTTATGTCTGCGGACGACACGCGTTCGCACGCAGATTTGCTCAAAGAGGTGAAGTACCTGCGCGCGGAGGTGGCGTACCTAAAAAAATTGG GAGGCCTTGGTTCAGGCGAAAAAACAAGCTGCGCAGAAAAAGCGCGGATAGTGCTTGAGCTAAGGCCAGATCACGACCTCAAGGACTTGCTGCGGGCAGGTAAGCTGGCGCGCAGCACCTTCTATTACCAGGCTCAAGTGCACAGGAGAGGCGACAAATACGCTGAGCTCAAGGCTCAGATCCGATCTGTCTACGAGCTTCACAAAGGACGCTATGGCTATCGGCGTATTGCGCTTGAACTCAAGCGCAATGGCTGTCATGTGAACCACAAGAGCGTGCAGCGCCTGATGCAGGTAATGGGGATGAAGTCCCTGGTTCGGCCCAAGAAATATCGCTCCTATCGCGCCGGGCAGCACGCGGACGTGGCCAATGTGTTGCAGCGCCAGTTCATGGCCGAGCAGCCTAACCAGAAATGGGTGACGGACGTGACAGAGTTCAACGTCTTGGGTAAAAAGCTATACCTGTCGCCTGTCATGGATCTATTCAATGGCGAGGTGGTGAGCTATCAGATGAATACGCAACCGCGCTTGAAGATGGTGGGTGACATGTTGCGCAAGGCGCTAGGCAAGCTGGGCAGGGAGGAAAAACCATTGCTGCATTCCGACCAGGGCTGGCAGTACCAAAGTCGTGCCTATCGCCGCTTGCTGGCCGATCATGGCCTGGTGCAAAGCATGTCACGTCGGGGCAATTGCTTGGATAACGCAGCGATGGAGAGCTTCTTCGGAACCTTGAAGTCCGAGTTCTTCCACCTCAACAAGTTCAGCAGTGTGGCGCAGCTTCAAGAAGGTCTTCACCACTACATCCATTACTACAATCACCAACGCATCAAGCTAAAACTAAAAGGCCTGAGTCCGGTGCAATACCGGATTCAGGCCTTCAGTCCCTAG
- a CDS encoding thiol:disulfide interchange protein DsbA/DsbL translates to MKRREFSTLAASATAASALSLPFATGANAQAKFKEGKDYLKLAKPVTPDAPAGKVEVIEFFWYSCPHCNAFEPQFEAWAKTAPKNLQIRRVPVAFNNTFVPQQKIYFALESMGLIPDVHVKVFRAIHVERQRLNKDDEIFAWMDKNGVDLAKFKEAYNSFSVAGQVRKATQLQESYGVEGVPSLGVAGKYYTDGTRAGSMSNVLQVVEFLAAQG, encoded by the coding sequence ATGAAACGTCGTGAGTTTTCCACTTTGGCGGCTTCCGCTACTGCCGCCTCGGCGCTGAGCCTGCCTTTTGCCACCGGCGCCAACGCACAGGCCAAGTTCAAGGAAGGCAAGGACTACCTGAAGCTGGCCAAGCCCGTCACCCCCGATGCGCCCGCTGGCAAGGTCGAGGTGATCGAATTCTTCTGGTACAGCTGCCCCCACTGCAATGCCTTCGAGCCGCAGTTTGAAGCCTGGGCCAAGACTGCCCCCAAGAACCTGCAGATCCGCCGCGTGCCTGTGGCCTTCAACAACACCTTTGTGCCGCAGCAAAAGATCTACTTTGCGCTGGAGTCGATGGGCCTGATCCCTGACGTACATGTCAAGGTTTTCCGTGCGATCCACGTCGAGCGCCAGCGCCTGAACAAGGACGACGAGATCTTCGCCTGGATGGACAAGAACGGCGTGGACCTGGCCAAGTTCAAGGAAGCCTACAACTCGTTCAGCGTCGCAGGCCAGGTGCGCAAGGCCACCCAGCTGCAAGAGTCGTACGGCGTCGAAGGCGTTCCATCGCTGGGCGTGGCGGGCAAGTACTACACCGACGGAACCCGTGCCGGCTCGATGAGCAACGTGCTGCAAGTGGTAGAGTTCCTGGCTGCACAAGGCTGA
- a CDS encoding SPOR domain-containing protein — protein MRRHQRGGTILGLILGLLVGVGAALAVAVYVTNVPVPFVNKGGVRGEAKDKAEAQRNQNWDPNSPLYGKNPARAPAAVAPAAQGVVVPEPPRTVADNAPAPVENKPAKPEVVLPDTTKPADKPADKTQVAKLDPKAGQGADPLGDLAKSRSADGTDGFQYFVQAGAFRSQSDGDAQRAKLAMMGWEARVSEREVNGRTVYRVRVGPFNKRDDADGLKGKLDGAGVDAQIVRVQR, from the coding sequence ATGCGACGACATCAACGTGGTGGAACCATCCTGGGCCTGATCCTGGGGCTGCTGGTGGGCGTGGGCGCGGCCTTGGCCGTGGCCGTGTACGTCACCAATGTGCCGGTGCCGTTTGTCAACAAAGGTGGCGTGCGCGGCGAGGCCAAGGACAAGGCCGAGGCGCAGCGCAACCAGAACTGGGACCCGAACTCGCCGCTCTATGGCAAGAACCCCGCGCGTGCGCCCGCGGCTGTGGCACCGGCCGCTCAGGGCGTGGTGGTGCCTGAGCCGCCGCGCACGGTGGCTGACAACGCCCCCGCGCCAGTGGAAAACAAGCCTGCCAAGCCCGAAGTGGTGCTGCCCGATACCACCAAGCCCGCTGACAAGCCGGCAGACAAGACCCAGGTCGCAAAGCTCGACCCCAAGGCCGGCCAGGGCGCCGATCCGCTGGGCGATCTGGCCAAGTCGCGCAGTGCCGATGGCACCGACGGCTTCCAGTACTTCGTGCAGGCCGGTGCTTTCCGCAGCCAGTCCGATGGCGATGCACAGCGCGCCAAGCTGGCGATGATGGGCTGGGAAGCGCGCGTGAGCGAGCGCGAAGTCAATGGCCGCACCGTATACCGGGTGCGCGTGGGCCCCTTCAACAAGCGCGATGATGCCGATGGCCTCAAAGGCAAGCTCGATGGCGCCGGCGTGGATGCGCAAATCGTCCGCGTGCAGCGTTGA